In Caloenas nicobarica isolate bCalNic1 chromosome 27, bCalNic1.hap1, whole genome shotgun sequence, one DNA window encodes the following:
- the USE1 gene encoding vesicle transport protein USE1, whose translation MAATRLELNLMRLLSRCEALAAERRDPEEWRLEKYVAALEDMLRELKLQSCKPAPELLNEYSRKVDFLKGLLEAEKLSSSTEKALANQFLAPGRTPTTTKERTPATKTVHLQTKARCTGKMRSELLGTDPSAMDDSEELNIRKRKGLAADEKQSAVELDAMLQHHQDVQEKLAEEMLSLARSLKNNTLAAQNVIKQDNQTLSYSLRMADQNFEKLKDESDRLEQHAKKSVNWLLWIMLIVVCFIFISMILFIRIFPKLK comes from the exons ATGGCGGCGACGCGGCTGGAGCTGAACCTGATGCGGCTGCTGAGCCGCTGCGAGGCCCTGGCGGCGGAGCGCCGGGACCCCGAGGAGTGGCGGCTGGAGAAG taCGTGGCGGCTCTGGAGGACATGCTGCGGGAGCTGAAGCTGCAGTCCTG CAAGCCTGCCCCAGAACTGCTGAATGAATACTCTCGCAAAGTGGATTTCCTAAAGGGACTTTTGGAAGCTGAAAAATTG TCTTCATCAACTGAAAAGGCTCTGGCTAATCAGTTCTTGGCCCCCGGCCGTACCCCCACGACAACCAAAGAGAGAACCCCGGCCACCAAAACCGTTCATCTGCAGACAAAGGCTCGTTGCACGGGCAAGATGAGGAGTGAGCTGCTTGGTACA GACCCCTCGGCTATGGATG attctgAGGAGTTAAATATAAGGAAGCGCAA AGGCCTCGCGGCTGATGAGAAGCAGTCAGCAGTGGAGCTGGATGCCATGCTGCAGCACCATCAGGACGTGCAGGAGAAGTTAGCCGAAGAAATGCTAAGTTTGGCCCGCAGTCTCAAAAACAACACTCTGGCCGCGCAGAATGTGATAAAACAAGATAACCAG ACGCTATCGTACTCTCTCAGGATGGCAGACCAGAACTTCGAGAAGCTCAAGGATGAATCTGACCGCCTTGAACAGCACGCAAAGAAATCAGTCAACTGGCTGTTGTGGATAATGTTAATTGTAGTTTGTTTTATATTCATCAGCATGATTCTCTTTATCAGAATTTTCCCCAAACTAAAATGA